One window of Leopardus geoffroyi isolate Oge1 chromosome B3, O.geoffroyi_Oge1_pat1.0, whole genome shotgun sequence genomic DNA carries:
- the FBXO34 gene encoding F-box only protein 34 isoform X2: MHLKPYWKLQKKERPLEISRETLKTPMSQHEAINDEKCKASYMKPSVFPSPSLGKASSRKPLGILSPNVLCSMSGKSPIESSLNVKTKKNAPSASIHQGEEGEGPLDIWAVVKPGNTKEKIAFFAAHQCSNRIGSMKIKSSWDIDGRATKRRKKSGDLKKAKIQLERMREVNSRCYQPEPFACGIEHCSVHYVSDSGDGVYAGRPLSVIQMVAFLEQRASALLATCTKNCTNSPAVLKFPGQSRSVPPASEPFSAPGACEESTERGNSEVGEPQSEPVRVLDMVARLESECLKRQSQREPGSLSRNNSFRRNVGRVLLANGTQANEGKTNKGALEAPDTQVNPVGSVSVDCGPSRADHCSPKGDESWDGAPRGCPSLPASVNFLMDSAEFEPDQQTALKNGNKYDVEMTEELVGSSFPAGTCPQAIELPTDAVDCRSRELVPLTSQNPDQRRKESLCISITVSKVEQGQPSSLKPCEDPLPGMLFFLPPGQHQSDCSQLNESTRESSVAGHLQDAAEGDSTTEEKSVSADSFVLPASPVESTLPVLEASSWKKQVSHDFLETRFKIQQLLEPQQYMAFLPHHLMVKIFRLLPTKSLVALKCTCCYFKFIIEYYNIRPADSRWVRDPRYREDPCKQCKKKYVKGDVSLCRWHPKPYCQALPYGPGYWMCCHRSQKAFPGCKLGLHDNHWVPACHSFNRAIHKKAKGTETEEEY, encoded by the coding sequence ATGCACCTAAAGCCATACTGGAAActccagaagaaagagagacCTCTGGAAATCAGCAGGGAAACTTTGAAAACTCCTATGAGCCAGCACGAAGCTATAAATGATGAAAAATGCAAAGCTAGCTACATGAAACCAAGTGTCTTTCCTTCACCCTCTCTTGGTAAAGCGTCATCTCGAAagcctcttgggattctttctccaaATGTTCTGTGCAGTATGAGTGGGAAGAGTCCGATAGAGAGCAGCTTGAATGTTAAAACCAAGAAGAATGCACCGTCTGCATCAATCCACCAGGGTGAAGAAGGGGAAGGGCCGCTTGATATCTGGGCTGTTGTGAAACCGGGAAATACCAAGGAGAAAATTGCATTCTTTGCAGCCCACCAGTGTAGCAATAGGATAGgatctatgaaaataaaaagctcctgggATATTGATGGGAGAGCtactaaaagaaggaaaaaatcaggAGATCTTAAAAAAGCCAAGATACAGTTGGAAAGGATGAGGGAAGTCAACAGCAGGTGCTACCAGCCTGAGCCCTTTGCGTGTGGCATTGAGCACTGTTCTGTGCATTATGTGAGTGACAGTGGGGATGGCGTCTATGCTGGGAGGCCTCTGTCAGTCATACAGATGGTTGCCTTCCTCGAGCAAAGAGCCAGTGCCCTGCTAGCTACATGTACGAAAAACTGCACTAACTCACCTGCTGTGTTGAAGTTTCCTGGGCAATCCAGAAGTGTGCCCCCAGCCTCCGAGCCCTTTTCTGCCCCAGGAGCTTGTGAAGAATCCACGGAAAGGGGAAATTCTGAGGTTGGTGAACCACAGAGCGAGCCAGTCCGTGTCCTTGACATGGTAGCCAGGCTGGAGTCTGAGTGCCTGAAGCGGCAGAGCCAGCGTGAGCCTGGGAGCCTCTCGAGGAATAACAGCTTCCGTCGAAATGTGGGCCGCGTGTTGCTTGCAAATGGCACTCAGGCTAATGAAGGCAAAACCAACAAAGGGGCCTTGGAGGCACCAGACACTCAGGTGAATCCTGTGGGGTCTGTATCTGTGGACTGCGGCCCCTCAAGAGCCGACCATTGTTCTCCCAAGGGGGATGAGTCCTGGGACGGTGCTCCTCGGGGCTGTCCGTCGTTGCCAGCGAGTGTGAATTTCCTCATGGACAGTGCAGAATTTGAGCCAGATCAGCAAACTGCCCtgaaaaatggcaataaatatgaTGTGGAGATGACAGAAGAACTTGTTGGGTCATCTTTTCCTGCTGGCACCTGCCCTCAAGCCATTGAATTGCCCACAGATGCTGTTGATTGTCGGAGTAGAGAACTCGTGCCGCTTACTAGCCAAAATCCTgatcagagaagaaaggaatcttTGTGCATTAGTATCACTGTGTCCAAGGTAGAGCAAGGCCAGCCTTCTAGTTTAAAGCCCTGTGAAGACCCACTTCCAGGGATGTTGTTTTTTTTGCCACCTGGTCAGCACCAGTCAGACTGTTCCCAGTTGAATGAAAGCACAAGGGAGTCTTCCGTTGCCGGCCACCTTCAGGATGCTGCTGAGGGTGACAGTACCACTGAGGAAAAAAGTGTTTCAGCTGATTCATTTGTCCTGCCAGCCTCTCCTGTGGAAAGTACATTACCGGTGCTTGAGGCATCCAGTTGGAAGAAGCAAGTGTCTCATGACTTTCTGGAGACCAGGTTTAAAATCCAGCAGCTTTTGGAGCCTCAGCAGTACATGGCTTTTCTGCCCCACCACCTCATGGTGAAAATCTTCAGGTTACTTCCCACCAAGAGCTTAGTGGCTCTTAAGTGTACCTGCTGCTATTTCAAGTTTATCATTGAATACTACAATATCAGGCCAGCAGATTCCCGCTGGGTGCGAGATCCACGATACAGAGAGGACCCTTGCAAGCAGTGCAAGAAAAAATACGTGAAAGGGGATGTGTCCCTGTGCCGGTGGCACCCCAAGCCCTATTGCCAGGCATTGCCCTACGGGCCAGGATACTGGATGTGCTGCCACCGTTCTCAGAAAGCCTTCCCTGGCTGTAAGCTGGGGCTTCATGACAATCACTGGGTCCCTGCGTGCCACAGCTTTAATCGGGCAATCCATAAGAAAGCGAAGGGGACTGAAACTGAAGAGGAATACTAA
- the FBXO34 gene encoding F-box only protein 34 isoform X1, whose amino-acid sequence MGFGASVGLRRAVLGARSASAVGSEPGLLLPPHRGVQPRARPRPGQERRASVMHLKPYWKLQKKERPLEISRETLKTPMSQHEAINDEKCKASYMKPSVFPSPSLGKASSRKPLGILSPNVLCSMSGKSPIESSLNVKTKKNAPSASIHQGEEGEGPLDIWAVVKPGNTKEKIAFFAAHQCSNRIGSMKIKSSWDIDGRATKRRKKSGDLKKAKIQLERMREVNSRCYQPEPFACGIEHCSVHYVSDSGDGVYAGRPLSVIQMVAFLEQRASALLATCTKNCTNSPAVLKFPGQSRSVPPASEPFSAPGACEESTERGNSEVGEPQSEPVRVLDMVARLESECLKRQSQREPGSLSRNNSFRRNVGRVLLANGTQANEGKTNKGALEAPDTQVNPVGSVSVDCGPSRADHCSPKGDESWDGAPRGCPSLPASVNFLMDSAEFEPDQQTALKNGNKYDVEMTEELVGSSFPAGTCPQAIELPTDAVDCRSRELVPLTSQNPDQRRKESLCISITVSKVEQGQPSSLKPCEDPLPGMLFFLPPGQHQSDCSQLNESTRESSVAGHLQDAAEGDSTTEEKSVSADSFVLPASPVESTLPVLEASSWKKQVSHDFLETRFKIQQLLEPQQYMAFLPHHLMVKIFRLLPTKSLVALKCTCCYFKFIIEYYNIRPADSRWVRDPRYREDPCKQCKKKYVKGDVSLCRWHPKPYCQALPYGPGYWMCCHRSQKAFPGCKLGLHDNHWVPACHSFNRAIHKKAKGTETEEEY is encoded by the coding sequence GGCCTCTGTTATGCACCTAAAGCCATACTGGAAActccagaagaaagagagacCTCTGGAAATCAGCAGGGAAACTTTGAAAACTCCTATGAGCCAGCACGAAGCTATAAATGATGAAAAATGCAAAGCTAGCTACATGAAACCAAGTGTCTTTCCTTCACCCTCTCTTGGTAAAGCGTCATCTCGAAagcctcttgggattctttctccaaATGTTCTGTGCAGTATGAGTGGGAAGAGTCCGATAGAGAGCAGCTTGAATGTTAAAACCAAGAAGAATGCACCGTCTGCATCAATCCACCAGGGTGAAGAAGGGGAAGGGCCGCTTGATATCTGGGCTGTTGTGAAACCGGGAAATACCAAGGAGAAAATTGCATTCTTTGCAGCCCACCAGTGTAGCAATAGGATAGgatctatgaaaataaaaagctcctgggATATTGATGGGAGAGCtactaaaagaaggaaaaaatcaggAGATCTTAAAAAAGCCAAGATACAGTTGGAAAGGATGAGGGAAGTCAACAGCAGGTGCTACCAGCCTGAGCCCTTTGCGTGTGGCATTGAGCACTGTTCTGTGCATTATGTGAGTGACAGTGGGGATGGCGTCTATGCTGGGAGGCCTCTGTCAGTCATACAGATGGTTGCCTTCCTCGAGCAAAGAGCCAGTGCCCTGCTAGCTACATGTACGAAAAACTGCACTAACTCACCTGCTGTGTTGAAGTTTCCTGGGCAATCCAGAAGTGTGCCCCCAGCCTCCGAGCCCTTTTCTGCCCCAGGAGCTTGTGAAGAATCCACGGAAAGGGGAAATTCTGAGGTTGGTGAACCACAGAGCGAGCCAGTCCGTGTCCTTGACATGGTAGCCAGGCTGGAGTCTGAGTGCCTGAAGCGGCAGAGCCAGCGTGAGCCTGGGAGCCTCTCGAGGAATAACAGCTTCCGTCGAAATGTGGGCCGCGTGTTGCTTGCAAATGGCACTCAGGCTAATGAAGGCAAAACCAACAAAGGGGCCTTGGAGGCACCAGACACTCAGGTGAATCCTGTGGGGTCTGTATCTGTGGACTGCGGCCCCTCAAGAGCCGACCATTGTTCTCCCAAGGGGGATGAGTCCTGGGACGGTGCTCCTCGGGGCTGTCCGTCGTTGCCAGCGAGTGTGAATTTCCTCATGGACAGTGCAGAATTTGAGCCAGATCAGCAAACTGCCCtgaaaaatggcaataaatatgaTGTGGAGATGACAGAAGAACTTGTTGGGTCATCTTTTCCTGCTGGCACCTGCCCTCAAGCCATTGAATTGCCCACAGATGCTGTTGATTGTCGGAGTAGAGAACTCGTGCCGCTTACTAGCCAAAATCCTgatcagagaagaaaggaatcttTGTGCATTAGTATCACTGTGTCCAAGGTAGAGCAAGGCCAGCCTTCTAGTTTAAAGCCCTGTGAAGACCCACTTCCAGGGATGTTGTTTTTTTTGCCACCTGGTCAGCACCAGTCAGACTGTTCCCAGTTGAATGAAAGCACAAGGGAGTCTTCCGTTGCCGGCCACCTTCAGGATGCTGCTGAGGGTGACAGTACCACTGAGGAAAAAAGTGTTTCAGCTGATTCATTTGTCCTGCCAGCCTCTCCTGTGGAAAGTACATTACCGGTGCTTGAGGCATCCAGTTGGAAGAAGCAAGTGTCTCATGACTTTCTGGAGACCAGGTTTAAAATCCAGCAGCTTTTGGAGCCTCAGCAGTACATGGCTTTTCTGCCCCACCACCTCATGGTGAAAATCTTCAGGTTACTTCCCACCAAGAGCTTAGTGGCTCTTAAGTGTACCTGCTGCTATTTCAAGTTTATCATTGAATACTACAATATCAGGCCAGCAGATTCCCGCTGGGTGCGAGATCCACGATACAGAGAGGACCCTTGCAAGCAGTGCAAGAAAAAATACGTGAAAGGGGATGTGTCCCTGTGCCGGTGGCACCCCAAGCCCTATTGCCAGGCATTGCCCTACGGGCCAGGATACTGGATGTGCTGCCACCGTTCTCAGAAAGCCTTCCCTGGCTGTAAGCTGGGGCTTCATGACAATCACTGGGTCCCTGCGTGCCACAGCTTTAATCGGGCAATCCATAAGAAAGCGAAGGGGACTGAAACTGAAGAGGAATACTAA